One window from the genome of Populus alba chromosome 15, ASM523922v2, whole genome shotgun sequence encodes:
- the LOC118028364 gene encoding exocyst complex component EXO84C → MESSEEDDDFPSIESITSQSKIDSSYQSHTEKGIRKVCCELLDLKDAVENLCGNMQTKYLAFSRMSEEVVEMEHELVELKKHISAQGILVQDLMTGVCRELEEWNSANGNIGDCQQDPQVDELQSSLLSDADNRKAIFLENIDVLLAEHKVEEAVEALEAEEKNCPELKGPGDTSSMELSSYRSAFLKRKSVLEDQLIEITEQPLVSILELKKALSALIKLGKGPLAHQLLLKSYGSRLQKSIELFLPSCSVYPKTFPATLSRLVFSIISVTTKESGLIFGDNPVYTNRVVQWVEWEIEYFVRLVKENAPSSETPFALGTASNCVQASLTYSSMLESQGLKLSKLLLVLLRPYIEEVLELNFRWARRAALDVTEIDESLLLSPRSMSPLSAFATLSDSVLVDSGMKFMDIIEDILAQLTPMAVLHFGANVLTRISQLFDKYMDMLIKSLPGPSDDDNLTELKEVIHFRAETDSEQLALLGLAFTILDELLPLAVIKVWSLTNESKELESENIVPNASITAELKEWKRSLQHSFDKLRDHFCRQYVLTFIYSRQGKTRLNALIYLSGEGADLYWDSDPLPSLPFQALFSKLQQLATVAGDVLLGKEKIQKILLARLTETVVMWLSEEQEFWDVFEDESVPLKPLGLQQLILDMHFTVEIARFAGYPSRHVHQIASAIIARAIRTFSARGIDPQSALPEDEWFVETARTAINKLLLGTSGSDTSEIDEDHIIIHDEMVSDSDETASSLSSIESFKSFASANMGELDSPVYFTDPEG, encoded by the exons AATGTCTGAAGAAGTAGTGGAAATGGAGCATGAGTTGGTGGAATTGAAAAAGCATATTTCTGCTCAAGGGATTCTTGTGCAGGATTTGATGACTGGGGTTTGCCGTGAATTGGAAGAGTGGAACTCTGCTAATGGCAACATTGGTGATTGTCAGCAAGATCCTCAAGTTGATGAACTTCAAAGTTCCTTGCTAAGTGACGCAGATAATCGGAAAGCCATATTCTTGGAGAATATTGATGTTCTCTTGGCTGAACATAAAGTGGAAGAAGCAGTTGAAGCTTTGGAAGCTGAAGAGAAAAACTGTCCAGAGCTGAAAGGTCCTGGAGATACCTCATCCATGGAATTATCCTCATATAGATCAGCGTTTTTGAAGAGAAAGTCCGTGCTCGAGGATCAACTGATTGAGATTACTGAACAGCCTTTGGTTAGCATTCTGGAACTAAAGAAAGCTTTATCTGCTTTGATCAAGCTTGGGAAAGGTCCTTTGGCACATCAACTACTGCTAAAATCATATGGTTCCCGCCTCCAAAAGAGTATTGAGCTTTTCCTTCCTTCATGTTCTGTGTATCCCAAAACATTTCCAGCTACACTATCCAGGCTTgtgttttcaataatttctgTGACAACAAAAGAATCTGGTTTGATATTTGGTGATAATCCTGTATATACCAATAGGGTTGTTCAATGGGTGGAGTGGGAAATCGAATACTTTGTACGGTTGGTGAAGGAGAATGCACCCTCTTCTGAAACACCTTTTGCTTTGGGCACAGCTAGCAATTGTGTTCAGGCTAGTCTTACATACTCCTCAATGCTGGAATCACAAGGTCTGAAACTGTCAAAGTTGCTTTTGGTGCTCTTACGACCATACATTGAAGAAGTGTTAGAGTTGAATTTTAGATGGGCCAGAAGGGCAGCTCTGGATGTGACAGAAATAGATGAGAGCTTGCTTTTGTCACCTCGATCTATGTCTCCATTATCTGCTTTTGCAACATTGTCAGATAGTGTGCTTGTTGATAGTGGAATGAAATTCATGGACATCATTGAA GATATATTGGCACAGCTAACGCCCATGGCTGTCTTGCATTTTGGAGCCAATGTATTAACAAGAATTTCACAGCTGTTTGATAAATACATGGATATGCTAATTAAATCCCTGCCAGGTCCCTCTGATGATGACAATCTCACAGAGCTGAAGGAGGTTATACACTTCAGAGCTGAGACTGATTCGGAGCAGCTTGCACTTTTGGGATTAGCATTTACTATTCTGGATGAACTTTTACCACTTGCAGTAATAAAAGTTTGGAGTCTAACAAATGAAAGCAAGGAGCTGGAAAGTGAAAATATTGTGCCTAATGCGAGCATTACAGCAGAATTGAAGGAATGGAAACGCAGCCTTCAGCATTCTTTTGACAAGCTTAGAGATCACTTCTGTCGGCAATATGTTTTGACTTTCATCTATTCAAGACAAGGAAAAACACGATTAAATGCACTAATTTATTTAAGTGGGGAAGGGGCGGATTTGTATTGGGACTCTGATCCTCTTCCGTCATTGCCATTTCAG GCATTATTTTCAAAGCTTCAGCAATTGGCAACTGTGGCTGGAGACGTGTTACTTGGGAAAGAGAAAATACAGAAAATTTTGCTTGCTAGGCTAACAGAGACTGTTGTGATGTGGCTGTCTGAGGAGCAGGAATTCTgggatgtgtttgaggatgaaTCAGTTCCACTTAAGCCACTTGGTTTGCAGCAG ttaaTTCTTGACATGCACTTCACTGTTGAAATTGCTCGTTTTGCTGGCTATCCATCTCGACATGTGCATCAGATTGCTTCGGCCATAATTGCTCGAGCAATCAGGACTTTCTCAGCTAGAGGCATAGACCCACAAAG TGCACTACCTGAGGATGAATGGTTCGTTGAAACTGCAAGGACAGCCATCAACAAACTTTTGTTAGGAACGTCTGGGTCAGACACATCTGAGATTGACGAGGACCATATTATCATACACGACGAGATGGTTTCAGACTCTGACGAGACTGCTTCTTCCCTTTCGTCAATAGAATCATTCAAGTCTTTTGCTTCTGCAAACATGGGTGAACTAGATAGTCCCGTGTATTTCACTGATCCCGAGGGTTGA